The Candidatus Margulisiibacteriota bacterium genome has a window encoding:
- a CDS encoding ISL3 family transposase, with translation NQTKKQCKKLIPVFLKYLKQLNESAIDRLVTLGNTLNSWEEEVVRMWRFSKSNGITEGFHTKMEMLSRRAYGFRNFENYRLWVKILCR, from the coding sequence AAAACCAAACAAAAAAACAGTGCAAAAAATTAATCCCGGTATTTTTGAAATATCTCAAGCAATTAAACGAATCAGCAATAGATAGGTTGGTTACATTAGGTAACACGTTAAATTCATGGGAAGAAGAGGTCGTGAGAATGTGGCGGTTTAGCAAGTCCAATGGCATTACAGAAGGATTTCATACTAAAATGGAAATGCTATCAAGAAGGGCTTACGGTTTTAGAAACTTTGAAAATTACAGATTGTGGGTTAAAATACTATGTCGTTAA